One genomic segment of Methanothermobacter wolfeii includes these proteins:
- a CDS encoding ExbD/TolR family protein, producing the protein MPLDTDRYRRKIHGKPRFNMVPFIDILFTILIFLVVTATFGGGGQGSSGKPEIAENTGPSEYYLIPVAGLSKVTVNGVDMSGHIKNSAVAVHTRVIDEGEIIIRPKEGAIIITTPPDLPVERAVRTPS; encoded by the coding sequence ATGCCCCTTGACACGGACAGGTACAGGCGCAAAATCCACGGGAAACCCCGCTTTAACATGGTCCCATTCATCGACATACTCTTCACAATACTGATTTTCCTTGTAGTCACCGCAACCTTCGGTGGTGGAGGGCAGGGATCCTCAGGAAAACCCGAGATAGCCGAGAACACAGGACCATCAGAGTATTACCTCATACCTGTTGCAGGTTTAAGTAAGGTTACCGTAAACGGGGTTGACATGTCAGGGCACATAAAAAACAGTGCCGTGGCGGTCCATACAAGGGTTATTGATGAGGGCGAGATAATCATAAGGCCGAAGGAAGGAGCTATAATCATAACGACCCCTCCAGACCTGCCTGTTGAGAGGGCTGTGAGAACACCATCATGA
- a CDS encoding GTP cyclohydrolase III, with product MIQMTLIQIDNYGPWTVTPAPRNEADLQILQAELYADLQRQFAAHQGLVFFTRFDNMLAVTNGMDIEDHRRIQNSIANRYPITVSMGVGAAETPYDAQKNASRALQSHGGAQSEERKEVLAIDGLVDEGYVQIAHLDINGITETMTDIVPAYDTSFIVNRVQHFLMKKLIKEGALLFFIGGDNFMSPCNGLEPQGLLRIINEIDDEINVALKAGIGKAPTAEKAANLADLALEEIRGGFTYDLVHVIKE from the coding sequence ATGATACAGATGACCTTAATTCAGATAGACAACTACGGGCCATGGACGGTCACACCAGCTCCACGAAATGAGGCGGATCTCCAGATACTCCAGGCAGAGCTTTACGCTGACCTCCAGCGGCAGTTTGCAGCCCATCAGGGGCTTGTTTTCTTCACAAGGTTTGACAACATGCTGGCAGTCACAAATGGTATGGATATTGAGGACCACAGGAGGATACAGAATTCAATAGCCAACCGTTACCCCATAACCGTAAGTATGGGTGTGGGTGCGGCTGAGACACCCTACGATGCCCAGAAGAACGCTTCAAGGGCCCTGCAGAGTCATGGGGGGGCTCAGTCAGAGGAGAGAAAAGAGGTGCTCGCCATAGACGGTCTTGTGGATGAGGGATACGTTCAGATCGCCCACCTTGATATAAACGGTATAACCGAGACAATGACTGACATCGTCCCTGCCTATGACACTTCCTTCATTGTGAACAGGGTTCAGCACTTCTTAATGAAGAAGCTCATCAAGGAGGGGGCTCTTCTCTTCTTTATAGGTGGAGATAACTTCATGTCACCCTGTAATGGTCTGGAGCCCCAGGGACTACTGAGGATAATCAATGAGATAGATGATGAGATAAACGTTGCGCTTAAAGCAGGGATCGGTAAGGCCCCAACCGCCGAGAAGGCAGCAAACCTTGCTGATCTGGCCCTTGAGGAGATCAGGGGTGGATTCACCTACGACCTTGTCCATGTGATTAAGGAATGA
- the purO gene encoding IMP cyclohydrolase: protein MYLGRILAAGRNSEGAFVAYRVSSRSFPNRTTKVFEDRVSVIPVEGHEGDVFRNPYIAYNCIRIVDDTAVVSNGAHTDTIADKIALGMNLKDAMGFSLLAMDYEKDELNTPRIAAAIDAREAFIGIVTADGITVKRIPDNESMYISTYEQIEPAPTQFEAADADEAAKFILEGGEFAGFTHPVTAAAAFNSGDGWKLSRV, encoded by the coding sequence ATGTATCTTGGAAGAATTCTTGCAGCTGGAAGGAACAGTGAAGGAGCCTTTGTGGCCTACAGGGTTTCAAGCAGGTCCTTCCCCAACAGGACCACGAAGGTCTTTGAGGACAGGGTGTCCGTGATACCCGTTGAGGGACATGAGGGTGATGTCTTCAGGAACCCCTACATAGCATACAACTGCATCCGCATAGTGGATGATACGGCGGTTGTTTCAAACGGAGCCCACACCGATACCATTGCAGATAAGATAGCCCTTGGAATGAACCTCAAGGATGCAATGGGATTCTCCCTCCTTGCAATGGACTATGAGAAGGATGAACTCAACACACCAAGGATAGCAGCGGCCATCGATGCAAGGGAGGCATTCATCGGTATAGTAACGGCCGACGGCATCACCGTTAAAAGGATCCCTGATAATGAATCAATGTACATCTCCACCTATGAACAGATAGAACCGGCACCCACACAATTCGAGGCTGCTGATGCAGACGAAGCAGCAAAGTTCATACTCGAAGGGGGTGAATTCGCAGGCTTCACCCACCCGGTGACAGCCGCGGCAGCATTTAACAGTGGAGACGGATGGAAACTGAGCAGGGTCTGA
- a CDS encoding AAA family ATPase, whose product MKFNNIIHESQLSDKKFPVMAPEPEREAKLIVLQPVGYPFVCNLMEAPRIDVVNKELFELYARDQWEGFTAREGSYLFDQKLLPDYAFKIIRAHPDGSKITGNTSIILLENEKEEFHEVRSNIRMDDVIGQEDAKVKCRIIMKYLEDPDRFRDWAPRNVLFHGHPGTGKTMLAKSLANELKVPLYLIKATSLIGEHVGDGARQIHELYELASKTAPSVIFIDEMDAVGLDRKYQSLRGDVSEVVNALLTEMDGINDNWGVVTIGATNNPELLDNAIRSRFEEEIEFKLPGDDERRLMIEKCIETMPLRVECPVERLVKLTRGMSGRDIRERVLKTALHRAIAEDSETVRPEHIKYSLKERKKSDEPRHMFA is encoded by the coding sequence GTGAAATTCAATAACATAATCCATGAATCCCAGCTATCTGATAAAAAGTTCCCTGTTATGGCCCCTGAACCTGAAAGGGAGGCCAAGCTGATTGTGCTTCAACCGGTTGGATACCCCTTTGTATGCAACCTTATGGAGGCCCCGAGGATAGACGTGGTTAACAAGGAACTCTTTGAACTCTATGCCAGGGACCAGTGGGAGGGATTCACTGCAAGGGAGGGCTCCTACCTCTTTGACCAGAAATTACTCCCTGATTATGCATTCAAGATTATAAGGGCCCACCCTGACGGTTCAAAGATCACAGGGAACACCTCAATAATACTCCTTGAGAATGAGAAGGAGGAGTTCCATGAGGTCAGAAGCAACATAAGAATGGATGATGTCATCGGACAGGAGGACGCCAAGGTAAAGTGCCGGATAATCATGAAGTACCTTGAGGACCCTGATCGCTTCAGGGACTGGGCCCCCAGAAACGTCCTCTTCCACGGGCATCCAGGTACAGGTAAAACCATGCTTGCAAAGTCCCTTGCAAACGAGTTAAAGGTCCCCCTCTACCTCATAAAGGCAACGAGTCTTATCGGTGAACATGTGGGTGATGGTGCCAGGCAGATACATGAACTCTATGAACTGGCATCAAAAACAGCCCCCTCAGTGATATTCATTGATGAGATGGATGCTGTGGGCCTTGACAGGAAGTACCAGTCCCTCCGGGGGGATGTTTCAGAGGTTGTAAACGCCCTTCTAACCGAGATGGATGGTATAAATGATAACTGGGGTGTTGTAACCATCGGGGCCACCAACAACCCCGAACTCCTTGATAATGCTATAAGAAGTCGCTTTGAAGAGGAGATAGAGTTTAAACTCCCGGGGGATGATGAAAGAAGGCTTATGATTGAGAAATGCATTGAAACCATGCCCCTGAGGGTTGAGTGCCCGGTTGAACGTCTGGTGAAACTGACCCGCGGCATGTCAGGAAGGGACATCAGGGAGCGGGTGCTTAAAACAGCCCTCCACAGGGCCATTGCAGAGGACAGTGAAACCGTGCGACCTGAACATATTAAATACTCACTCAAAGAGCGTAAAAAATCAGATGAACCCAGGCACATGTTCGCCTGA
- a CDS encoding MJ0144 family RNA dihydrouridine synthase-like protein, with protein MTRENCLRVLAPMAGISDAEFCLKLIPYGFDMVTLGGYNADMETCRAGRLIIGRGRPEFDFDFNELPAVVAEEASKIKDRFDVRVSVNLRATEPEGIIEISRLDPVDVVEINAHCRQPEITRTGAGQAMLLEPEFLGDFTREVVRKAASEVSVKIRGNVPEADTVLISEILDQEGCSYIHLDAMKPGVDRADLELVSRVSGAVRRARIIGNNSIRDLRSARAMLDAGADGVSVARAALSGRLSFSLSKL; from the coding sequence ATGACCCGTGAGAACTGTCTGAGGGTACTGGCACCCATGGCAGGAATCTCTGATGCAGAGTTCTGCCTTAAACTCATCCCCTATGGCTTTGACATGGTCACCCTCGGAGGATACAATGCAGACATGGAGACCTGCAGGGCAGGTAGACTCATAATTGGGAGGGGCAGACCAGAATTTGATTTTGACTTCAATGAACTACCCGCGGTGGTTGCTGAAGAAGCATCAAAGATAAAGGACAGGTTTGATGTCAGGGTTTCCGTGAACCTCAGGGCCACAGAACCTGAGGGGATCATAGAGATATCCAGACTGGATCCGGTTGATGTTGTTGAGATCAATGCCCACTGCAGGCAGCCCGAGATAACCCGCACCGGGGCGGGTCAGGCAATGCTCCTTGAACCCGAGTTCCTGGGCGACTTCACCCGTGAGGTTGTAAGGAAGGCGGCCTCAGAGGTGTCGGTGAAGATAAGGGGAAACGTTCCAGAGGCAGATACGGTCCTGATATCTGAGATCCTTGACCAGGAGGGCTGCAGCTACATACACCTTGATGCCATGAAACCCGGTGTTGATAGAGCCGACCTTGAACTGGTATCGCGGGTTTCAGGGGCGGTCAGGAGGGCAAGGATTATAGGCAACAACTCAATAAGGGACCTGAGATCTGCAAGGGCAATGCTTGATGCCGGGGCAGACGGCGTATCGGTTGCAAGGGCAGCCCTCTCAGGGAGACTATCCTTCAGCCTCAGCAAACTCTGA
- a CDS encoding precorrin-2 dehydrogenase/sirohydrochlorin ferrochelatase family protein, with the protein MAWTPLYMDMDGKRVFVLGSGEVGIRRARRFLEAGAEVVVAGPPAELEGARFVEMDNLEYWVEWADLVVVASPDRELNDRVASFAGKRLLNRADSPLEGDVIVPSTFMVGDVSISIFTGTRSPLMARYLRERIQDAIQTEDLLMIEVQDRVRRKIREEFDDHRVRRRILYRISEDPELKEYLKKQDTEAALERAYTMIDEFRRGVLR; encoded by the coding sequence ATGGCATGGACTCCCCTATACATGGACATGGACGGGAAGAGGGTCTTCGTCCTTGGTTCAGGGGAGGTTGGAATCAGGAGGGCCAGGAGGTTCCTTGAGGCAGGTGCAGAGGTGGTTGTGGCGGGCCCGCCGGCAGAACTTGAAGGAGCAAGGTTTGTTGAAATGGATAACCTTGAGTACTGGGTTGAATGGGCGGACCTGGTGGTGGTTGCAAGTCCTGACAGGGAACTGAATGATAGGGTGGCATCCTTTGCAGGTAAGAGGCTCCTGAACCGTGCAGACAGTCCACTGGAGGGGGATGTGATAGTCCCGTCAACCTTCATGGTGGGGGATGTTTCCATTTCAATATTCACGGGGACAAGGAGTCCCCTCATGGCAAGATACCTCAGGGAGAGGATTCAGGATGCCATCCAAACTGAGGATCTACTGATGATAGAGGTCCAGGATAGGGTCAGGAGGAAGATCCGGGAAGAATTCGATGATCACAGGGTCAGGAGGAGGATACTCTACAGGATATCAGAGGACCCTGAGTTAAAGGAGTATCTGAAGAAGCAGGACACCGAAGCAGCCCTTGAAAGGGCTTACACCATGATAGATGAATTCAGGAGGGGGGTTTTAAGATGA
- a CDS encoding coenzyme F420-0:L-glutamate ligase — protein sequence MEIKLIGIQGMPLVERGDDIPELIVRALDFSGQELMDGDIIVIAETIVSKAEGNTIDLNKISPSEKALEMAEKTGKDPHLVEAILSESADVIRVGHNFIVSETRHGFVCANAGIDESNVSEGLATPLPADPDLSAERILRGLTERSGREIAVIISDTQGRPFRVGAVGVAVGVAGMAPLWDRKGERDLYGRRLQTTEIAVADEMAAAASMVMGQADEGVPAVIIRGYRWDHLKADGGIRDLLRPREMDVFR from the coding sequence ATGGAGATCAAATTAATCGGTATTCAGGGCATGCCACTTGTAGAGCGCGGGGATGATATCCCTGAACTCATAGTCAGGGCCCTTGATTTCAGCGGCCAGGAACTCATGGACGGCGACATCATAGTAATAGCAGAAACCATAGTGTCAAAGGCAGAGGGCAACACCATTGATCTGAATAAAATAAGTCCATCAGAGAAGGCCCTTGAGATGGCTGAGAAGACAGGGAAGGATCCGCATCTGGTGGAGGCCATCCTCTCAGAGTCCGCTGACGTGATAAGGGTCGGCCATAACTTCATAGTATCAGAGACCCGGCATGGTTTTGTATGTGCAAATGCAGGTATTGATGAATCAAATGTTAGTGAGGGACTTGCAACGCCACTGCCAGCGGACCCTGATCTTAGCGCAGAACGGATACTGAGGGGTTTAACTGAAAGGTCAGGCAGGGAAATTGCTGTGATAATCTCGGACACCCAGGGAAGGCCCTTCAGGGTGGGAGCCGTGGGGGTTGCCGTGGGGGTTGCAGGCATGGCTCCCCTCTGGGACCGTAAGGGTGAGAGGGACCTCTATGGTCGGAGATTGCAGACAACGGAGATTGCAGTGGCAGATGAAATGGCGGCGGCAGCATCAATGGTGATGGGGCAGGCAGATGAGGGTGTGCCTGCAGTTATTATCAGGGGCTACAGATGGGACCACCTCAAGGCTGACGGGGGGATCAGGGACCTCCTGAGACCCAGGGAAATGGATGTTTTCCGGTGA
- the atwA gene encoding methyl coenzyme M reductase system, component A2, producing MFFIKLENVTKKFKDVEVLRDISVEIEEGKVLGILGRSGAGKSVLINMLRGMKDYRPDSGRVIYRVAVCPECLRVEPPSFDGRPCQCGANFALQEVDFWNCDKKTFAAVRRRIAIMLQRTFALYEDDTVIDNVIKSMPELEYEEALYRALDLLEMTQMSHRITHIARDLSGGEKQRVVLARQLAKEPMLFLADEPTGTLDPRTAELIHDALIEGVKDKGITMIITSHWPEVMSDLSDYAIWIDKGEIVEEGDPETVVARFMEQVPAPEKSKEFEQKNPIIRMVDVKKHYYSIDRGVVKAVDGVDLTVYEGEIFGVVGLSGAGKTTLSRIIIGITEPSSGKVCVRLGDEWIDMTEKGPLGRGRVTPYLGILHQEYSLYPHRDVLGNLTEAISLELPAEFARMKALYVLRAVGFDEEYAENILGKYPDELSGGERHRVALAQVLIKEPRIIILDEPTGTMDPITRVQVTDSILRAREELNQTFLIISHDMDFVLDVCDRASLMRGGRILKTGDPEEIVGELTPDEKMKMLKE from the coding sequence ATGTTTTTTATAAAGCTGGAAAACGTCACAAAGAAGTTTAAGGATGTTGAGGTTCTCAGGGATATCAGCGTTGAGATCGAGGAGGGCAAGGTCCTCGGTATACTCGGCAGGAGCGGTGCGGGAAAGTCTGTGCTCATAAACATGCTCCGTGGTATGAAGGACTACCGGCCCGACAGCGGACGCGTAATCTACAGGGTGGCGGTGTGCCCTGAATGCCTCAGGGTGGAGCCACCATCCTTTGATGGAAGGCCCTGCCAGTGCGGAGCAAACTTCGCCCTCCAGGAAGTGGACTTCTGGAACTGCGATAAAAAGACATTTGCGGCTGTGAGGAGAAGAATAGCCATAATGCTCCAGAGGACCTTCGCCCTCTATGAGGATGACACGGTAATCGATAACGTCATAAAGTCAATGCCTGAACTCGAATACGAGGAGGCCCTCTACCGTGCACTGGATCTACTTGAGATGACCCAGATGAGCCACAGGATAACCCACATTGCCAGGGACCTCAGTGGTGGTGAAAAACAGAGGGTTGTCCTTGCAAGGCAGCTTGCCAAGGAACCGATGCTTTTCCTTGCAGATGAACCAACAGGTACCCTTGACCCCAGGACAGCGGAGCTCATACACGACGCCCTCATTGAGGGTGTTAAGGATAAGGGGATAACCATGATAATAACCTCCCACTGGCCCGAGGTCATGAGCGACCTTTCTGATTACGCCATATGGATTGATAAGGGCGAAATAGTGGAGGAGGGGGATCCTGAAACCGTAGTTGCCAGATTCATGGAGCAGGTCCCGGCTCCTGAAAAATCAAAGGAATTTGAACAGAAAAACCCCATAATAAGGATGGTTGATGTTAAGAAGCACTACTACTCCATTGACAGGGGTGTTGTGAAGGCCGTTGATGGTGTGGACCTCACCGTATATGAGGGTGAAATCTTCGGAGTGGTGGGCCTGAGCGGCGCAGGCAAAACAACCCTCTCCAGGATAATAATAGGTATAACTGAGCCAAGCAGTGGAAAGGTCTGCGTCAGGCTCGGTGATGAATGGATCGACATGACAGAGAAGGGACCCCTTGGCCGTGGCAGGGTAACACCCTACCTTGGAATACTCCACCAGGAGTACAGCCTTTACCCCCACAGGGACGTCCTGGGCAACCTCACAGAGGCCATAAGCCTTGAACTCCCTGCAGAGTTCGCCAGGATGAAGGCACTCTATGTACTCAGGGCCGTTGGATTTGATGAGGAGTATGCTGAGAACATCCTCGGCAAGTACCCTGATGAACTTTCAGGCGGAGAGAGGCACAGGGTTGCACTGGCCCAGGTACTTATAAAGGAGCCACGGATCATAATCCTTGATGAACCAACAGGTACCATGGACCCCATAACAAGGGTCCAGGTCACGGACTCAATTCTTAGGGCCAGGGAGGAGCTTAACCAGACCTTCCTTATAATATCCCATGACATGGACTTTGTCCTGGACGTCTGCGACAGGGCATCCCTCATGAGGGGTGGCAGGATCCTCAAGACAGGCGACCCTGAGGAAATTGTCGGTGAACTCACACCCGACGAGAAGATGAAGATGCTTAAGGAATAA
- a CDS encoding deoxyribonuclease IV, with the protein MSVLIRVGPAGNPVGYRGSAVDVFRRLRSMGLDAYEYQATYGLRLKKKNALLIHENSRRNDVLVSMHGPYYINLSSHQEETVKKSIERLFDCVVAADWMGAYRVVFHAGFYGKHGRRKALEMCRESLRTLIDELHDAGLRDFTLAPETTGKKSQVGSLGEIIGFSEEFDNIKPTVDFAHIHARGGGCIEGASDYLRILDTIEDRLGMDHLHCHFTAIEYTDAGEKRHHTLREDFGPPVEPLIRVLVECGWDATIISETPQKDRDAVRIKEILGGYL; encoded by the coding sequence GTGTCTGTTTTGATAAGAGTAGGGCCTGCAGGAAACCCTGTAGGTTACCGGGGCAGTGCAGTGGATGTTTTCAGAAGGCTAAGGTCAATGGGACTGGACGCCTATGAATACCAGGCCACCTACGGGCTCAGATTAAAGAAAAAGAATGCGCTCCTTATCCATGAGAACTCCAGAAGGAATGATGTCCTTGTTTCCATGCACGGACCATACTACATCAACCTGTCCTCCCACCAGGAGGAAACCGTTAAAAAATCCATTGAAAGGCTCTTTGACTGCGTGGTTGCAGCTGACTGGATGGGTGCCTACAGGGTTGTGTTCCATGCAGGGTTCTACGGTAAACATGGCAGAAGGAAGGCCCTTGAAATGTGCAGGGAATCCCTAAGGACCCTCATCGATGAACTCCATGATGCCGGTCTAAGGGACTTCACCCTTGCACCTGAAACCACCGGTAAGAAATCACAGGTGGGGAGTCTCGGTGAGATAATAGGGTTCTCTGAAGAATTCGATAACATAAAACCCACAGTTGACTTCGCCCATATACATGCAAGGGGTGGTGGCTGTATAGAGGGTGCCTCAGATTACCTCAGGATACTTGATACGATAGAGGACCGCCTCGGCATGGATCACCTCCACTGTCACTTCACGGCAATAGAGTACACCGACGCCGGGGAGAAGAGGCACCATACACTCAGAGAGGACTTCGGTCCGCCGGTAGAGCCCCTCATCAGGGTCCTGGTGGAGTGCGGATGGGATGCCACCATAATCTCAGAGACACCCCAGAAGGACAGGGACGCTGTTAGAATAAAGGAGATCCTGGGCGGATACCTCTGA
- a CDS encoding methanogenesis marker 9 domain-containing protein, whose protein sequence is MVWSDAPSHVCRGGDKRALTFCCPPVKPCPITIALEEADLTPQDYIEIKEEFARKTRLGEGQGTCFGSLVWCCKPSKPCPLRDMAMKRINMTVEEYMELKKKLSEALVGTAGPDTESVKALAEAFDVSMDEAMDAIREADNDLRTAMKILRMKSL, encoded by the coding sequence TTGGTATGGAGCGATGCACCATCCCATGTATGCAGGGGTGGCGATAAAAGGGCGCTCACATTCTGCTGCCCACCAGTAAAACCATGTCCAATAACCATAGCCCTTGAGGAGGCTGATTTAACACCGCAGGATTACATTGAAATAAAGGAGGAGTTCGCCAGGAAGACAAGGCTGGGTGAAGGTCAGGGCACATGTTTCGGGTCCCTTGTATGGTGCTGCAAGCCGTCAAAACCATGCCCCCTCAGGGACATGGCAATGAAGAGGATCAACATGACGGTTGAGGAGTACATGGAACTAAAGAAGAAGCTTTCAGAGGCACTTGTTGGAACAGCAGGACCCGACACTGAAAGCGTGAAGGCCCTTGCAGAGGCCTTTGATGTATCCATGGATGAGGCAATGGATGCCATCAGGGAGGCTGACAACGACCTCAGAACAGCCATGAAGATACTGCGGATGAAATCCCTCTGA
- the hemA gene encoding glutamyl-tRNA reductase — protein sequence MILNIRVDHKTSDVEEMEHASGDIQELVAELEAAGVVKEKIPLVTCNRVEYYLSADNIPEGFDFRGFTVETDEDALRHLLRLSSGLESMIIGEDQILGQIKTARIRALRDGTCGPLLDMIFTKAIHVGQAVRRKTEINRGSVSIGSAAVELAESIHGDLRCKKVLVIGAGKMGTLVARALAEKHLKAIMVANRTYDRAYNLACELGGEAIHFDRLNESLRDADVVISATGSPHHILTLERVREAVPPERRSRVVMVDIANPRDIEDSVRELGIRVFSIDDLRGVAEENRRRREAEAREAERIVEDELELLLRSLKRMVADPLLAEIRSRMEELRRRELEKAVKMMENSDADRVMDDLTRSIVDKIFHDVAISIREAAERDDVEFLRACADIFGCDSV from the coding sequence ATGATTCTCAACATAAGGGTGGATCATAAGACCTCGGATGTGGAGGAAATGGAACATGCATCGGGGGATATCCAGGAACTTGTGGCTGAACTGGAGGCTGCAGGGGTCGTTAAGGAGAAGATCCCCCTGGTGACCTGTAACCGTGTGGAGTACTATCTCTCTGCCGATAACATCCCTGAGGGATTTGATTTCAGGGGCTTCACCGTTGAAACCGATGAGGATGCCCTGAGACACCTCCTGAGATTGTCTTCAGGCCTTGAATCCATGATAATAGGTGAGGACCAGATACTCGGCCAGATAAAGACCGCCAGGATCAGGGCCCTCAGGGATGGTACCTGCGGCCCCCTCCTTGACATGATCTTCACCAAGGCCATTCATGTTGGACAGGCAGTAAGGCGGAAGACGGAGATAAACAGGGGCTCTGTGTCCATAGGATCCGCAGCAGTTGAACTTGCAGAATCCATACATGGAGACCTTAGGTGTAAGAAGGTCCTTGTTATCGGGGCCGGGAAAATGGGGACCCTTGTTGCAAGGGCACTTGCAGAGAAGCACCTGAAAGCCATAATGGTTGCAAACAGGACCTATGACCGGGCATATAACCTTGCATGTGAACTTGGAGGCGAGGCAATACACTTCGACCGCCTTAACGAGTCCCTCAGGGATGCTGATGTTGTTATAAGCGCCACCGGCTCACCACACCACATCCTCACCCTTGAACGTGTAAGGGAGGCTGTACCCCCTGAGCGCAGATCCAGGGTTGTCATGGTTGACATTGCAAACCCAAGGGATATAGAGGACTCTGTAAGGGAACTCGGGATAAGGGTTTTCAGTATAGATGACCTCAGGGGTGTGGCAGAGGAGAACAGAAGAAGAAGGGAAGCCGAGGCCCGGGAGGCCGAGAGAATAGTTGAGGACGAACTTGAACTCCTCCTGAGGTCCCTTAAACGCATGGTTGCAGACCCCCTGCTTGCTGAGATAAGAAGCCGGATGGAGGAGCTCCGCAGGAGGGAGCTTGAGAAGGCCGTGAAAATGATGGAAAATTCTGATGCTGACAGGGTTATGGATGACCTCACAAGGTCAATAGTTGATAAGATCTTCCATGATGTCGCCATCAGCATCAGGGAGGCTGCTGAAAGGGATGATGTTGAGTTTCTGAGGGCCTGTGCCGATATATTCGGCTGTGATTCTGTTTAG
- the cofD gene encoding 2-phospho-L-lactate transferase, producing the protein MITVLSGGTGTPKLLQGLVRLVDPEDITVVVNTVENGYFSGVYVAPDVDTVIYTLAGIINEDTWYGVKDDTFITHETLSELGCPELLRIGDRDRAFKIQKTLLLEDHPLHRAVDVQCRALGVRSRVLPMSNQDSDITIVTDEGEMGFHTFLIERGSEPRVLDVRFSEVEPAPGVIDAVESADLVIIGPSNPVTSIGPIIGTSGVRKALKNSPVYAVSPFAGDKPFSGPAGKFMRAWGYSASSLGVAEIYRDFLDRLIIDEVDAHLKGEIEKLIKDVEITKTIMKNIGDKIMLARILLGEIL; encoded by the coding sequence ATGATAACTGTACTGTCGGGCGGAACAGGAACACCCAAGCTCCTCCAGGGACTTGTAAGGCTCGTTGACCCTGAGGATATCACTGTTGTTGTAAACACGGTTGAGAACGGTTATTTTTCAGGGGTATACGTTGCACCAGATGTTGACACGGTCATCTACACCCTTGCAGGCATCATAAACGAGGATACATGGTACGGTGTGAAGGACGATACATTCATAACCCATGAGACACTCTCGGAACTCGGATGCCCTGAACTCCTGAGGATCGGTGACAGGGACAGGGCATTCAAGATTCAGAAAACACTTCTCCTTGAGGACCATCCACTTCACAGGGCAGTTGACGTACAGTGCAGGGCCCTGGGTGTGAGGTCAAGGGTCCTCCCCATGAGCAACCAGGACTCGGATATAACCATAGTTACGGATGAGGGTGAAATGGGGTTCCACACCTTCCTCATTGAAAGAGGTTCGGAGCCCCGGGTCCTTGATGTGAGGTTCAGTGAGGTTGAACCGGCACCGGGTGTTATTGATGCAGTGGAATCTGCCGACCTGGTCATAATAGGACCATCAAATCCCGTCACATCCATCGGACCGATAATAGGTACCTCAGGCGTGAGGAAGGCCCTTAAAAATTCCCCTGTTTATGCAGTATCCCCCTTTGCAGGGGATAAGCCCTTCAGCGGTCCTGCAGGTAAGTTCATGAGGGCATGGGGTTACAGTGCGTCAAGCCTGGGTGTTGCAGAAATCTACAGGGACTTCCTTGACAGGCTCATAATAGATGAAGTTGACGCTCACCTTAAGGGAGAAATAGAAAAACTAATAAAAGATGTGGAAATAACAAAGACCATCATGAAAAACATAGGGGATAAAATAATGCTGGCCAGAATACTTTTGGGTGAAATATTATGA